In a single window of the Rhodoferax saidenbachensis genome:
- the ppc gene encoding phosphoenolpyruvate carboxylase: MKNAPLSTPASTPAKRSKDKERPLVEDIRFLGRILGDVIREQEGVEAFELIEQIRTLSVAFRRDADQEADKALKKLLKGLSGDQTVSVIRAFTYFSHLANLAEDRHHIRRRAVHEREGDTQEGSVEVAMARLRWAGISTKTISNTLAKSYVSPVLTAHPTEVQRKSILDAERDIAQLLTARDEIKQLAAAFDSKKDALSPRELAANEAQMRARVMQLWQTRLLRFSKLTVADEIENALSYYESTFLREIPKLYAELEGLLGNQPVHSFLRMGQWIGGDRDGNPNVSAQTLEYALRRQAEVALRHYLTEVHLLGGELSISAMLAECSPEMQALAERSPDQNEHRKDEPYRRALTGVYARLAATLKDLTGTEAARHAVAPQNAYLLAEDFVADLRILESSLSAHHGAALVAQRLHPLIRAVEVFGFHLATVDLRQSSDKHEEVVAELLATARIEANYSALDEQAKRVLLLGLLQDARSLRVQGVEYSAHAVGELAIFEMAKRMRKNFGVQAIRHYIISHTETVSDLLEVLLLQREVGLLRGTLDTQAVADLIVVPLFETIEDLRNAAPIMREFYALPGVADLVKRSGCEQDIMLGYSDSNKDGGIFTSNWELYRAEIALVELFDVLAAEHNIQLRMFHGRGGTVGRGGGPSYQAILAQPPGTVRGQIRLTEQGEVIGSKYANPEIGRRNLETLVAATLEATLLQPTKSATKAFLEAAAELSQASMAAYRALVYETPGFTEYFFSSTPIREIAELNIGSRPASRKASQRIEDLRAIPWGFSWGQCRLTLPGWFGFGSAVQKFIQQGTAAQQKERLALLQKMYKQWPFFRTLLSNMDMVMAKSDLALASRYSELVADARLRKKIFTAIEAEWQATAQALGSITGEKQRLANNAALQRSIRHRFPYIDPLHHLQVELVRRYREGKADERVQRGIHISINGIAAGLRNTG; the protein is encoded by the coding sequence ATGAAAAATGCCCCCCTGTCCACCCCCGCATCCACCCCTGCCAAACGCAGCAAAGACAAGGAACGCCCGCTGGTGGAAGACATCCGCTTTCTGGGCCGGATTCTGGGAGATGTGATCCGGGAACAGGAGGGGGTGGAAGCCTTCGAGCTGATCGAACAGATCCGCACCCTCTCCGTGGCGTTTCGCCGCGACGCCGACCAGGAGGCCGACAAGGCCCTCAAAAAGCTGCTCAAGGGCCTCTCCGGCGACCAGACAGTCAGCGTGATCCGCGCCTTCACCTATTTTTCGCACCTGGCCAACCTGGCCGAAGACCGCCACCACATCCGCCGCCGCGCAGTCCACGAGCGTGAGGGCGACACCCAGGAAGGCAGCGTCGAGGTGGCCATGGCGCGCCTGCGCTGGGCCGGTATTTCCACCAAAACCATCTCCAACACCCTCGCCAAGAGTTATGTGTCGCCCGTGCTCACGGCCCACCCGACCGAGGTGCAACGCAAGAGCATTCTGGATGCCGAACGCGACATCGCCCAACTGCTCACCGCGCGCGACGAGATCAAACAACTCGCCGCTGCCTTTGACAGCAAGAAAGACGCACTGAGCCCGCGCGAGCTGGCCGCCAACGAAGCACAGATGCGCGCCCGTGTGATGCAGCTCTGGCAAACCCGGCTGCTGCGCTTCTCCAAACTCACCGTGGCCGACGAGATCGAAAACGCGCTGAGTTATTACGAGTCCACCTTCCTGCGGGAAATCCCCAAGCTCTACGCCGAACTCGAAGGCCTGCTGGGCAACCAGCCCGTGCACAGCTTTTTGCGCATGGGCCAGTGGATCGGTGGTGACCGCGATGGCAACCCCAACGTCAGCGCCCAGACGCTGGAATACGCGCTGCGCCGCCAAGCGGAAGTGGCCTTGCGCCACTACCTGACCGAGGTGCACTTGCTCGGTGGTGAACTCTCCATCTCGGCCATGCTGGCCGAATGCAGCCCCGAGATGCAGGCGCTGGCCGAGCGTTCGCCCGACCAGAACGAACACCGCAAGGACGAACCCTACCGCCGCGCCTTGACCGGTGTGTACGCACGGCTGGCCGCCACCCTCAAGGACCTGACCGGTACCGAGGCCGCACGCCACGCCGTAGCGCCGCAAAACGCCTACCTGCTGGCAGAAGACTTTGTGGCCGACCTGCGTATCCTGGAATCTTCGCTGAGCGCCCACCACGGGGCTGCCCTGGTGGCGCAGCGCCTGCACCCGCTGATCCGCGCAGTGGAGGTGTTCGGCTTTCACCTGGCCACGGTCGATTTGCGCCAGAGCTCGGACAAACACGAAGAGGTGGTGGCCGAGCTGCTGGCCACCGCGCGCATCGAAGCCAACTACAGCGCCCTCGACGAACAGGCCAAACGCGTCTTGCTGCTGGGCCTGCTGCAGGACGCACGCTCGCTGCGCGTGCAGGGCGTGGAGTATTCGGCCCATGCCGTGGGTGAGCTGGCCATTTTTGAGATGGCCAAACGCATGCGCAAAAACTTTGGCGTGCAGGCCATCCGCCACTACATCATCAGCCACACCGAAACCGTCAGCGACTTGCTGGAAGTGCTGCTGTTGCAACGGGAAGTGGGACTCCTGCGCGGCACGCTGGACACCCAGGCGGTGGCCGACCTGATCGTGGTGCCGCTGTTCGAAACCATTGAAGACCTGCGCAATGCCGCGCCCATCATGCGGGAGTTCTACGCACTGCCTGGCGTGGCCGATCTGGTCAAACGCAGTGGCTGCGAGCAGGACATCATGCTGGGCTACTCCGACTCCAACAAGGACGGCGGCATCTTCACCAGCAACTGGGAGCTCTACCGCGCCGAAATTGCATTGGTGGAATTGTTTGACGTGCTGGCGGCCGAACACAATATCCAGCTGCGCATGTTCCATGGCCGCGGCGGCACCGTAGGCCGTGGTGGCGGCCCCAGCTACCAGGCCATCCTGGCCCAGCCCCCCGGCACCGTACGCGGCCAGATTCGCCTGACCGAACAAGGCGAGGTGATCGGCTCCAAATACGCCAACCCCGAAATCGGCCGGCGCAACCTGGAGACCCTGGTGGCCGCCACGCTGGAAGCCACGCTCTTGCAACCGACCAAATCGGCCACCAAGGCCTTCCTCGAAGCGGCAGCCGAGTTGTCGCAGGCCAGCATGGCGGCCTACCGCGCACTGGTCTACGAGACCCCGGGCTTCACCGAATATTTCTTCAGCTCTACACCGATCCGTGAGATTGCCGAACTCAACATCGGCTCACGCCCCGCATCGCGCAAGGCCTCGCAGCGTATTGAAGATTTGCGCGCGATTCCCTGGGGCTTTAGCTGGGGCCAATGCCGCCTGACCCTGCCGGGCTGGTTTGGCTTTGGCTCGGCAGTGCAGAAGTTCATCCAACAGGGCACGGCTGCGCAGCAGAAAGAGCGCCTGGCCTTGCTGCAGAAGATGTACAAGCAGTGGCCGTTCTTCCGCACCCTGCTGTCCAACATGGACATGGTGATGGCGAAGAGCGATCTGGCGCTGGCTTCGCGTTACTCCGAACTGGTGGCCGATGCGCGCCTGCGCAAGAAGATTTTCACGGCCATAGAAGCCGAGTGGCAGGCCACCGCCCAGGCGCTGGGCAGCATCACCGGCGAGAAACAACGCCTGGCCAACAACGCAGCCCTGCAACGCTCCATCCGCCACCGCTTTCCGTACATCGACCCTCTGCACCATTTGCAGGTGGAACTGGTACGCCGCTACCGCGAAGGCAAGGCCGACGAACGCGTGCAGCGCGGGATTCACATCTCGATCAACGGCATCGCCGCTGGGCTGCGGAATACCGGTTAA
- a CDS encoding substrate-binding periplasmic protein: MAGLRWLRGGVQVACAVLLCLVVSQALAAEPIRIGAEDDWRPYSYVEDGKPAGFAVDLARAAWKAAGVDVELVPLPYARCMKLVDNGVLAGCFNTLRDARTEDRYRWHKKPLFKARIAIYGRASQPETRVELADLVGSRIGVTNGYDYGEAFDNDTRMLRDVAPSDLYSVRKLVAGRVDYVLVFDRVAQQIARNHPELAPGFKQRGVLVEPNLYISFAPSKPGIDTLIARFDAGLEKVRRTGEYARIEARWK, from the coding sequence ATGGCAGGTCTGCGGTGGTTGCGGGGTGGAGTGCAGGTCGCCTGCGCTGTCCTGCTTTGTCTGGTCGTTTCCCAGGCATTAGCGGCAGAGCCCATTCGCATTGGGGCGGAAGATGACTGGCGCCCCTACTCCTATGTGGAAGACGGCAAGCCCGCAGGTTTTGCGGTGGACTTGGCCCGTGCGGCCTGGAAGGCCGCGGGGGTGGACGTGGAGTTGGTGCCACTGCCATATGCGCGCTGCATGAAGCTGGTGGACAACGGCGTGCTGGCGGGTTGTTTCAATACCTTGCGGGACGCCCGTACCGAAGACCGCTACCGTTGGCACAAGAAGCCGCTGTTTAAGGCGCGGATTGCCATTTACGGGCGCGCGTCGCAGCCAGAGACTCGGGTGGAACTTGCGGACCTCGTAGGGTCGCGCATTGGCGTGACCAACGGGTATGACTACGGCGAAGCCTTTGACAACGACACCCGCATGCTGCGGGATGTGGCGCCCTCTGACCTGTATTCCGTGCGCAAGCTGGTGGCGGGCCGTGTGGACTACGTGCTGGTGTTTGACCGGGTGGCCCAGCAGATTGCCAGAAACCACCCCGAGCTGGCCCCGGGCTTCAAGCAGCGCGGCGTGCTGGTCGAGCCAAATCTCTATATCTCGTTTGCGCCCAGCAAGCCGGGCATCGATACGCTGATCGCGCGTTTTGATGCCGGGCTGGAGAAGGTGCGCCGCACAGGAGAGTACGCACGTATCGAGGCACGCTGGAAGTAG
- a CDS encoding LytR/AlgR family response regulator transcription factor, translating into MRVLVVDDEALARSRMRTLLGDCSAPKAVVQAEAGNAVQAMQQLQGQHFDVVLLDIHMPGADGLALAQSLRDMPHPPALVFVTAHAEHAVQAFELEAVDYLTKPVRLERLQAALQKVERFVHSQEGLAAQNDTQEVLVIQERNRTERVPLHLVLYFKAELKYITVRTATRSYILDGSLNELEAKYGEQFFRVHRNALIARHAVRALEKHFDAEEGEGWAVRLDGVTEVLAVSRRQLAAVRELVAR; encoded by the coding sequence TTGCGTGTCCTGGTGGTGGACGACGAGGCGCTGGCGCGTTCGCGCATGCGCACACTCCTTGGCGATTGCAGCGCGCCCAAGGCCGTGGTGCAGGCCGAAGCCGGCAACGCGGTGCAGGCCATGCAACAGCTGCAAGGGCAACATTTTGATGTGGTGCTGCTCGATATCCACATGCCTGGCGCCGACGGCCTAGCGCTGGCCCAATCGCTGCGCGACATGCCGCACCCGCCTGCGCTGGTGTTTGTCACCGCGCATGCCGAACACGCGGTGCAGGCGTTTGAGCTGGAAGCGGTGGACTACCTGACCAAGCCGGTGCGGCTGGAGCGGTTGCAAGCCGCACTACAAAAAGTAGAGCGCTTTGTGCACAGCCAGGAAGGGCTGGCGGCCCAAAACGATACACAAGAGGTGTTGGTGATTCAGGAGCGCAACCGCACCGAGCGGGTGCCACTGCATCTGGTGCTGTACTTCAAGGCCGAGCTCAAATACATCACGGTGCGTACCGCCACGCGCAGCTACATCCTCGATGGCTCACTCAACGAACTCGAAGCCAAATACGGCGAGCAGTTTTTTCGTGTGCACCGCAATGCGCTGATCGCACGCCACGCGGTGCGGGCGTTGGAGAAACACTTTGATGCCGAAGAGGGCGAGGGCTGGGCGGTTCGGCTGGATGGCGTGACCGAGGTGCTGGCCGTGTCACGCCGCCAACTGGCCGCCGTGCGGGAATTGGTGGCGCGTTGA
- a CDS encoding sensor histidine kinase, which yields MKDTQILSAFQDLGPATEPPTQRPALVFDACQMGVVLRAVLFVEVCVAAVSMFATGNFLDWVTRVALITGGALPATLAWLLTTCIAKRPLARVQPLVQYTVAVALGAVAGLYGCGVLHIAGLLEPGPWVASAFSGVLISAVLVAGLVMRAKGRTPADTTARLAELQSRIRPHFLFNTLNSAIALVRAEPAKAEALLEDLSDLFRHALIDHGESVTLADEIALARRYLAIEQVRFGERLRVQWALDPAADKARLPPLLLQPLVENAVLHGVEPCAAGADIKISSERRGSVVVIKVTNTVPAGQGAQGHGVALRNVRERLNLLHDVQGQFRSALKNGVYQVRMEVPL from the coding sequence ATGAAAGACACCCAAATATTATCGGCGTTCCAGGATCTGGGCCCGGCCACCGAGCCGCCGACGCAGCGGCCTGCGCTGGTATTTGATGCCTGCCAGATGGGTGTGGTGTTGCGCGCGGTGCTGTTTGTCGAGGTGTGTGTGGCGGCGGTCAGCATGTTTGCCACGGGCAACTTTCTGGACTGGGTAACGCGTGTGGCGCTGATTACCGGTGGTGCCTTGCCGGCCACGCTGGCCTGGTTGTTGACCACCTGCATTGCCAAGCGCCCGCTGGCGCGTGTGCAGCCGCTGGTGCAGTACACCGTGGCCGTGGCTCTGGGCGCGGTGGCCGGTCTGTACGGTTGTGGTGTGCTGCATATTGCTGGGCTGCTGGAGCCCGGCCCCTGGGTGGCCAGCGCCTTCAGTGGTGTCTTGATCTCGGCCGTGCTGGTGGCGGGCCTGGTGATGCGGGCCAAGGGCCGCACGCCGGCAGACACCACGGCGCGGCTGGCGGAGCTGCAGTCGCGCATACGCCCGCATTTTTTGTTCAACACCCTCAATAGCGCGATTGCGCTGGTGCGCGCCGAGCCGGCCAAGGCGGAGGCGCTGCTGGAGGACCTGAGCGACCTGTTTCGCCACGCGCTGATAGACCACGGCGAATCCGTCACGCTGGCCGACGAAATTGCGCTGGCGCGGCGTTACCTGGCCATTGAGCAAGTGCGTTTTGGCGAGCGCCTCCGTGTGCAGTGGGCGCTGGACCCGGCGGCCGACAAGGCCCGCCTGCCGCCCCTGTTGCTGCAGCCGCTGGTGGAAAACGCCGTACTGCATGGCGTGGAGCCGTGTGCTGCGGGTGCCGACATCAAAATTTCCAGCGAACGCCGCGGTTCGGTCGTGGTCATCAAGGTGACCAATACGGTGCCAGCCGGGCAGGGTGCGCAAGGCCACGGCGTGGCACTGCGCAATGTGCGCGAACGCCTGAACTTGCTGCATGACGTGCAAGGCCAGTTCCGCAGCGCGCTCAAGAACGGGGTCTACCAGGTGCGCATGGAGGTGCCACTGTGA
- the argH gene encoding argininosuccinate lyase, with protein MSQNQFDKKSEAWSALFSEPMSDLVKRYTSSVFFDKRMWQADITGSLAHAEMLAAQKIIAADDLASIQKGMAQIWGEIESGAFEWKLDLEDVHLNIEARLTQLVGDAGKRLHTGRSRNDQVATDVRLWLRSEIDLISGLLIDLQKSLVEVAEKNVEVILPGFTHLQVAQPVSFAHHLLAYVEMFARDAERMADVRRRVNQLPLGAAALAGTTYPLDRERVAKTLGMDGVCQNSLDAVSDRDFAIEFTAAASLCMVHISRMSEELILWMSQNFSFIKIADRFTTGSSIMPQKKNPDVPELARGKTGRVVGHLMGLITLMKGQPLAYNKDNQEDKEPLFDTVDTLKDTLRIFSEMVGGQLNPATGQKEGGITVNAPAMEAAALKGYATATDLADYLVKKGLPFRDAHETVAHAVKAAISHQVDLSELPLQVLQEFNPSIEKDVYECLSLRGSLNARNTLGGTAPAQVRAQITRHQARLG; from the coding sequence ATGTCCCAAAACCAATTCGATAAAAAGTCCGAAGCGTGGTCCGCGCTGTTCTCCGAGCCCATGAGCGACCTGGTCAAGCGCTACACCTCCAGCGTGTTCTTTGACAAACGCATGTGGCAAGCCGACATCACCGGCAGCCTGGCCCACGCCGAGATGCTGGCCGCGCAAAAGATCATCGCCGCGGATGACCTGGCCTCCATCCAGAAGGGCATGGCCCAGATCTGGGGCGAGATCGAATCTGGCGCGTTTGAGTGGAAGCTGGATCTGGAAGACGTGCACCTGAACATCGAAGCGCGCCTGACCCAACTGGTGGGCGACGCCGGCAAACGCCTGCACACCGGCCGCAGCCGCAACGACCAGGTCGCCACCGACGTGCGCCTGTGGTTGCGCAGCGAGATTGATCTGATTTCCGGCCTGCTGATCGACCTGCAAAAGTCGCTGGTCGAAGTAGCCGAGAAAAATGTGGAAGTCATCCTGCCCGGCTTCACACACCTGCAGGTGGCCCAGCCCGTGAGTTTTGCACACCACCTGCTGGCCTATGTGGAAATGTTTGCGCGTGATGCCGAACGCATGGCCGACGTGCGCCGCCGCGTGAACCAGTTGCCGCTGGGCGCCGCCGCACTGGCGGGCACCACCTACCCGCTGGACCGCGAACGTGTCGCCAAGACACTGGGTATGGATGGGGTTTGCCAAAACAGCCTGGACGCCGTGAGTGACCGGGACTTTGCGATCGAGTTCACTGCCGCTGCGTCCTTGTGCATGGTGCACATCAGCCGCATGAGCGAAGAGCTGATTTTGTGGATGAGCCAGAACTTCAGCTTCATCAAGATCGCCGACCGCTTCACCACCGGCAGCTCCATCATGCCGCAGAAGAAAAACCCCGACGTACCCGAACTCGCGCGCGGAAAGACCGGCCGCGTGGTCGGCCACCTGATGGGCCTGATCACCCTGATGAAGGGCCAGCCCCTGGCCTACAACAAGGACAACCAGGAAGACAAGGAACCGCTGTTCGACACTGTCGATACGCTCAAGGACACGCTGCGTATCTTCAGTGAAATGGTAGGCGGTCAACTGAACCCCGCCACGGGTCAAAAGGAAGGCGGCATCACCGTCAACGCCCCAGCCATGGAAGCCGCCGCACTGAAGGGTTACGCCACCGCGACGGACCTGGCCGACTACCTCGTGAAAAAGGGCCTGCCCTTCCGCGACGCCCACGAAACCGTGGCCCACGCTGTCAAGGCCGCCATCTCGCACCAGGTCGATTTGTCCGAGCTGCCCCTCCAGGTGCTGCAAGAGTTCAACCCCAGCATCGAGAAAGACGTCTATGAGTGTTTGAGCCTGCGCGGTTCGCTTAACGCACGCAACACGCTGGGCGGCACCGCACCGGCACAGGTGCGGGCGCAGATAACACGGCACCAGGCGCGTCTGGGCTAG
- a CDS encoding YdcH family protein: protein MDLLKHDILHEFPQLKDKIQALRSGNAHFSKLFDQYDALNRNIAKFEGGVGAISDEAMEIEKKKRLKLKDEITQMLSQP from the coding sequence ATGGACCTGCTTAAACACGACATCCTTCACGAATTCCCCCAACTCAAAGACAAGATCCAAGCGCTGCGGTCCGGCAACGCGCATTTCTCCAAGTTGTTTGACCAGTACGACGCACTGAACCGCAACATCGCCAAGTTTGAAGGCGGTGTAGGCGCCATCAGTGACGAGGCGATGGAAATCGAGAAGAAGAAACGGTTGAAGCTGAAAGACGAAATTACCCAGATGCTGAGCCAGCCCTGA
- a CDS encoding DUF3455 domain-containing protein, producing MKTRTALSLLLVAGLAACANQPMRAPFSQDMLPTTVKVPAGHTVAMETAAAGDITYQCRAKKDMAGQFEWVFVGPDAGLKDRSGKVVGRYYGPPATWESTDGSKVTATQVAVAPNGDANIPLQLVKANPAMGMGAMQGVTYIQRVATMGGTAPKAMCAQGNDGAKQIVQYQADYIFWKAM from the coding sequence ATGAAAACTCGTACCGCTTTGTCTCTGTTGCTGGTTGCCGGTCTGGCCGCTTGTGCCAACCAGCCCATGCGTGCACCCTTCAGCCAGGACATGCTGCCCACCACCGTGAAGGTGCCCGCAGGCCACACCGTGGCGATGGAGACTGCCGCCGCAGGCGACATCACCTACCAGTGCCGTGCCAAGAAAGACATGGCCGGACAGTTTGAATGGGTGTTTGTGGGGCCTGACGCAGGCCTGAAGGACCGCAGCGGCAAGGTCGTGGGTCGTTACTATGGCCCGCCCGCCACCTGGGAGAGCACCGATGGTTCCAAGGTTACTGCGACCCAAGTGGCCGTGGCCCCCAATGGCGATGCCAACATTCCGCTACAACTGGTGAAAGCCAACCCCGCCATGGGCATGGGCGCCATGCAGGGCGTGACGTACATCCAGCGCGTGGCCACCATGGGTGGCACGGCCCCCAAAGCCATGTGCGCACAGGGCAATGACGGTGCCAAGCAGATCGTGCAGTACCAAGCCGACTACATCTTCTGGAAGGCGATGTAG
- a CDS encoding c-type cytochrome: MRLFCVLLLGVLGLSAGAQAQSVARGQALFESRCVACHSLDANRVGPALRGVVGRTAGKAKDYFYSEAMAAATHVWDVPQLKAWLTNPETVVPGQDMNYRLDIAQDRDDVVAYLASVSTANPAPPFLPLPRK, from the coding sequence ATGCGTTTGTTCTGCGTGTTGCTCTTGGGTGTGCTGGGCCTCTCTGCGGGTGCCCAGGCCCAGTCGGTGGCGCGCGGGCAGGCGCTGTTCGAGAGCCGCTGCGTGGCCTGCCACAGCCTGGACGCCAACCGCGTGGGGCCCGCCCTGCGCGGCGTGGTGGGCCGCACGGCCGGCAAAGCCAAAGACTATTTCTATTCCGAGGCCATGGCCGCGGCTACCCATGTGTGGGATGTGCCCCAGCTCAAGGCCTGGCTCACCAACCCTGAAACCGTGGTGCCCGGGCAAGACATGAACTACCGCCTGGACATCGCCCAAGACCGTGACGACGTGGTGGCCTACCTGGCCTCTGTGTCGACTGCAAATCCTGCTCCCCCATTTCTTCCACTTCCTCGAAAGTAA
- a CDS encoding ferritin-like domain-containing protein has translation MTSLIHTLTSGAAAPSRRAFMGRTGTLSAVAVALLAGQDAMAQGMGGDTSKDVGILNVALGLEHEAINAYQLGAGSGLLQKPVLDVAVRFQADHKAHRDALIATIQKLGGTPVMEKKLDDYAKALKADTLRNQGDVLDLAARLELGAINAYLGVIPAFGNKDLAKVAGRLAADETMHYTLLQNALGRPLPAGALSFGA, from the coding sequence ATGACCTCTCTGATTCACACCCTCACTTCCGGTGCTGCCGCACCTTCGCGCCGCGCCTTCATGGGCCGCACCGGCACATTGTCTGCCGTGGCGGTCGCCCTGCTGGCGGGCCAGGATGCCATGGCGCAAGGCATGGGCGGTGACACGTCCAAGGACGTGGGCATCCTCAACGTGGCGCTGGGCCTGGAGCACGAAGCCATCAATGCCTACCAACTGGGCGCTGGCAGCGGTCTGTTGCAAAAGCCGGTGCTGGATGTGGCCGTGCGTTTTCAAGCCGACCACAAGGCCCACCGCGACGCGCTGATCGCCACCATCCAGAAGCTGGGCGGCACACCGGTGATGGAAAAGAAGCTGGACGACTATGCCAAGGCGCTGAAGGCCGACACCCTGCGCAATCAGGGCGATGTGCTGGACCTGGCCGCGCGCCTGGAGCTGGGCGCCATCAACGCCTACCTGGGGGTGATCCCCGCGTTTGGCAACAAGGACCTGGCCAAGGTGGCCGGCCGCTTGGCTGCGGACGAGACCATGCACTACACGCTGCTGCAAAACGCGCTGGGCCGTCCGCTGCCCGCTGGCGCCTTGTCCTTCGGCGCGTGA
- a CDS encoding sigma-70 family RNA polymerase sigma factor: protein MTPDNHDALLIVLLDRIAHQDEAALKALYDQCASKLYGLALRVVPQRELAEDVLQEAFLTVWRSAADYRASLSPPMAWLGLIVRSRGLDMLRRRAAERSHLTDELDETLADTLPGDSPTPMDTAQASEQAWALHQCLGRLENKQREVVSLAYVRDLSHSELAQQLSLPLGTVKTWIRRGLDQLRLCMARFA from the coding sequence ATGACGCCTGACAACCACGACGCCCTGCTCATCGTCCTGCTGGACCGCATTGCCCACCAGGACGAGGCCGCCCTCAAAGCCCTGTACGACCAGTGCGCCAGCAAACTCTATGGCCTGGCCCTGCGCGTCGTGCCCCAGCGCGAGCTGGCCGAAGACGTGTTGCAAGAAGCCTTCTTGACCGTGTGGCGCTCTGCCGCCGACTACCGCGCATCGCTCAGCCCCCCCATGGCCTGGCTGGGCCTGATCGTGCGCAGCCGCGGCCTGGACATGCTGCGCCGCCGCGCCGCTGAACGCAGCCACCTGACCGACGAGCTGGACGAAACCCTGGCAGACACCCTGCCCGGCGACAGCCCCACCCCCATGGACACCGCGCAGGCCAGCGAACAGGCCTGGGCCCTGCACCAGTGCCTGGGCCGGTTGGAGAACAAACAACGCGAGGTGGTGAGCCTGGCCTATGTGCGCGACCTGAGCCACAGCGAGCTCGCCCAACAACTGAGCCTGCCACTGGGCACCGTGAAAACCTGGATCCGCCGTGGGCTGGACCAGCTGCGCCTGTGCATGGCGCGTTTTGCGTAA
- a CDS encoding anti-sigma factor — protein MNLIQHPELLDRLASSYALGTLRGGARRRFEALAREQAPVRAAALIWQSRLSSLNELQPQAQPSSAVWTRIDNLVQGEKQSAAQQAVRAQTALAAAEPAGLGGWLRSLTVWRTATAAGAFATIAAVSVGIGMRQELGTEIARLQTQLQSAPQIEYVAVLADDKAAASMLVTFDPKAKKLTLQRVGAYQEAGDRSLQLWALPPGGGPKSLGVLGSDKLLRLTAGESDVREVPTLAISLEPKGGVPSETGPTGPVLFKGALIQKML, from the coding sequence ATGAACCTCATCCAACACCCCGAACTGCTGGACCGCCTGGCCAGCAGCTACGCCTTGGGCACCCTGCGCGGTGGCGCCCGTCGCCGCTTTGAAGCCCTGGCCCGCGAACAAGCCCCCGTGCGCGCCGCCGCTCTCATCTGGCAAAGCCGCCTGTCCAGCCTGAACGAACTGCAACCCCAGGCCCAGCCCAGCAGCGCCGTGTGGACGCGCATCGACAACCTGGTGCAAGGCGAGAAGCAAAGCGCAGCGCAGCAAGCCGTGCGCGCACAAACCGCCTTGGCTGCTGCAGAGCCTGCAGGCCTGGGTGGCTGGCTTCGCAGCCTGACCGTGTGGCGCACCGCCACCGCAGCCGGCGCCTTTGCCACCATCGCCGCCGTGTCGGTCGGCATTGGTATGCGCCAGGAGCTGGGCACCGAGATCGCCCGCCTGCAGACCCAACTGCAAAGTGCGCCGCAAATTGAATACGTGGCCGTGCTGGCCGACGACAAAGCCGCCGCATCCATGCTGGTCACCTTCGACCCCAAGGCCAAAAAGCTCACCCTGCAACGTGTGGGCGCCTACCAGGAGGCCGGCGACCGGTCCCTGCAACTCTGGGCCCTGCCGCCCGGCGGCGGCCCCAAGTCACTGGGTGTGTTGGGCAGCGACAAGCTGTTGCGCCTGACTGCGGGTGAAAGTGATGTACGCGAAGTGCCCACCCTCGCCATCAGCCTGGAACCCAAGGGCGGCGTGCCCAGCGAGACGGGGCCTACGGGGCCGGTGCTGTTCAAGGGGGCGTTGATCCAGAAGATGTTGTGA
- a CDS encoding plastocyanin, with protein MRLTFCMTAACAAWALAASGAAAAGTLEVLVLDRDGKPTPDAVVIVTPSGKGQPRTPLPNSAVVNQEKQQFVPAVTVVAVGARVRFVNSDPWNHHVRLGHVGAAVGNADGQSALLEGKAEGKPASAAVFSMDKPGAVGAALLGCYIHSRMGGTVYVADSPWTVKTNSEGIAVLDDVPEGSASIKVWHAAQLVEKAPLPVNVLATPGKVTFQLDVAPRRRS; from the coding sequence ATGCGTTTGACTTTTTGCATGACCGCCGCCTGCGCGGCTTGGGCCCTGGCCGCCAGCGGGGCCGCCGCAGCCGGCACGCTGGAAGTGCTGGTGCTGGACCGCGATGGCAAGCCCACGCCCGATGCGGTGGTGATCGTCACCCCCAGCGGCAAGGGCCAACCCAGAACACCCTTGCCCAACAGTGCCGTGGTGAACCAGGAGAAGCAGCAATTTGTGCCCGCTGTCACCGTGGTGGCCGTGGGCGCCCGCGTGCGCTTTGTCAACAGCGACCCCTGGAACCACCATGTGCGTTTAGGCCATGTGGGGGCCGCGGTGGGCAATGCGGATGGGCAGTCCGCCCTGCTGGAGGGCAAGGCAGAAGGCAAGCCCGCCAGCGCCGCAGTCTTCAGCATGGACAAACCCGGCGCCGTGGGCGCAGCCCTGCTGGGTTGCTACATCCACAGCCGCATGGGTGGCACCGTCTATGTGGCGGATTCGCCCTGGACGGTGAAAACCAACAGCGAGGGCATCGCTGTACTGGACGACGTGCCCGAAGGCAGCGCCAGCATCAAGGTCTGGCACGCGGCGCAGTTGGTGGAAAAGGCGCCGCTGCCGGTGAATGTGCTCGCGACACCGGGGAAGGTGACGTTTCAGCTGGACGTGGCGCCGCGGCGGCGCAGTTGA